The proteins below are encoded in one region of Acipenser ruthenus unplaced genomic scaffold, fAciRut3.2 maternal haplotype, whole genome shotgun sequence:
- the LOC131728109 gene encoding TBC1 domain family member 2A-like has protein sequence MKDRGLPPAVKTPKGLVGEAAACLPDPWQQNALQKLSLKHPITEIQNTVLNICGNKPAQELRRSVFNFDKIQQSEDCPCEDPVTQILGETTAPPAPPVPLTPPAPTVLSAPSVSSVTNESAQEAKTEERVLHQAA, from the exons AT GAAGGACAGAGGACTTCCTCCAGCAGTAAAGACCCCCAAGGGCCTAGTCGGAGAAGCCGCAGCCTGTCTGCCAGACCCCTGGCAACAAAATGCTCTGCAAAAGCTCTCCCTcaagcaccccatcacagagatACA GAACACAGTCCTCAATATCTGTGGAAACAAGCCAGCTCAGGAGCTGAGGCGGAGTGTGTTCAACTTTGACAAGATTCAGCAGTCGGAAGACTGTCCCTGTGAGGATCCTGTGACACAGATACTGGGGGAAACAACAG CACCTCCAGCACCGCCTGTACCTCTGACACCGCCAGCacctacagtcctttcagctccttcagtttcttcagttacAAACGAGTCTGCGCAGGAAGCAAAGACTGAGGAAAGAGTTCTCCATCAAGCAGCATGA